The Henckelia pumila isolate YLH828 unplaced genomic scaffold, ASM3356847v2 CTG_461:::fragment_3, whole genome shotgun sequence genome window below encodes:
- the LOC140872148 gene encoding uncharacterized protein, whose product MTTVFSSAEMDGGHNSAGAGGEREVVSEEESRKQSVCKRCKETYAASTNSSTSCRFHPSFFVCRRHDDQRRYYELGPNDPPYAAKFYDCCGAENQDAPGCTTSFHISYDD is encoded by the exons ATGACCACCGTGTTTTCAAGCGCAGAAATGGATGGGGGCCACAATTCCGCCGGCGCCGGCGGAGAAAGAGAGGTCGTTTCTGAAGAGGAAAGCCGAAAGCAAAGCGTATGCAAGCGTTGCAAGGAGACATACGCCGCGTCGACCAACTCATCAACATCATGCCGCTTTCATCCTTCCTTCTTCGTCTGCCGCCGTCACGACGATCAGCGAAG GTACTATGAATTGGGACCAAATGATCCCCCATACGCCGCCAAGTTTTACGATTGCTGTGGAGCGGAGAATCAGGACGCACCTGGCTGCACCACCagtttccatatctcatatgatgACTAA